A DNA window from Methylocystis heyeri contains the following coding sequences:
- a CDS encoding SDR family oxidoreductase has product MDLGIKGRRAIVCGSSKGLGRGVAEKLAEAGVGLTLNARTAETLERTAKEISARYGVEVRTVAADVTVEAGRRLLLEAEPAPDILITNAGGPPPGMWSDWDRDAWLGAIDANMLTPIMLIKSVLPGMIDRGWGRIVNITSATVKSPVEELGLSNAARSGLTGFVAGVARQVARHGVVINNLLPGMHETDRIASLLQKTASARGMSVEEIRNEAYAANPTGRFGSPQEFGAMAAFMCSRYAGYMIGQNILLDGGAFRSTMG; this is encoded by the coding sequence ATGGATCTCGGCATTAAGGGCAGGCGCGCGATTGTTTGCGGCAGTTCGAAAGGGCTGGGGCGCGGCGTCGCCGAGAAATTGGCGGAGGCCGGCGTTGGTTTGACGCTCAACGCCCGCACCGCGGAAACGCTGGAGCGAACCGCAAAAGAGATAAGCGCGCGCTATGGCGTCGAGGTGCGCACAGTCGCCGCGGACGTGACGGTTGAGGCGGGGCGGCGGCTATTGCTCGAAGCGGAGCCCGCGCCCGATATTCTCATCACCAATGCCGGGGGGCCGCCGCCGGGCATGTGGTCGGATTGGGATCGGGACGCCTGGCTCGGCGCCATCGACGCCAATATGCTGACGCCCATCATGCTGATCAAAAGCGTTCTGCCCGGCATGATCGACCGCGGCTGGGGTCGGATCGTCAACATCACTTCGGCGACGGTCAAATCGCCGGTCGAGGAGTTGGGATTGTCCAATGCGGCGCGAAGCGGCCTTACCGGCTTCGTCGCGGGCGTGGCGCGGCAGGTGGCGAGACATGGCGTCGTCATCAACAATCTTTTGCCGGGGATGCACGAAACCGATCGTATCGCCTCGCTCCTTCAGAAAACGGCGAGCGCCCGGGGGATGTCGGTCGAAGAGATCAGAAACGAAGCCTACGCCGCCAATCCGACGGGGCGTTTCGGCTCTCCGCAAGAATTCGGCGCGATGGCGGCATTCATGTGCAGCCGATATGCCGGCTATATGATCGGCCAGAACATCCTGCTCGACGGCGGGGCCTTCAGGTCGACGATGGGGTAG
- a CDS encoding alpha-D-glucose phosphate-specific phosphoglucomutase, translating to MIKTVPTTPYQDQRPGTSGLRKKVPVFQQANYVENFVQAIFDSLEGFAGQTLVVGGDGRYYNREAVQKILKIAAANGFGRAVVGQGGILSTPAVSALIRSIKAFGGIVLSASHNPGGPDGDFGIKYNISNGGPAPEKITEAIYARTRIIDSYKIIEASDVELDRLGVSQIGDMKIEIVDSVQNYQALMQTLFDFDRIRDAFRRGFAIKFDAMSAVTGPYARAILEDALGAAKGSVLNGVPLPDFGHHHPDPNLVHARHLYDLAMSALAPDLCAASDGDGDRNLIIGRSRFVTPSDSLAILAANAHLAPGYRNGIAGVARSMPTSGAADRVAQKMGIAIYETPTGWKFFGNLLDAGLVTICGEESAGTGSNHVREKDGLWAVLLWLDILAARKRSVDEIVREHWATYGRNYYSRHDYEEVDADGANALIKNLRDGLPTLKGKTFGGLEIADADDFAYHDPVDGSDSANQGLRLMFADGSRIVYRLSGTGTAGATLRVYIERYQPDAALQDIETQAALSDLIGQSRSIADIERFTGRAEPSVIT from the coding sequence ATGATAAAGACTGTTCCGACCACGCCCTATCAGGACCAGCGCCCCGGCACCTCCGGGCTGCGCAAGAAAGTCCCCGTCTTCCAGCAGGCCAATTATGTCGAGAACTTCGTCCAGGCGATTTTCGACAGCCTCGAAGGCTTTGCGGGCCAGACTCTCGTGGTCGGCGGCGACGGCCGTTACTACAATCGCGAGGCGGTGCAGAAAATCCTGAAAATCGCGGCCGCCAACGGCTTTGGCCGCGCGGTGGTCGGACAGGGAGGCATTCTCTCGACCCCCGCCGTCTCGGCGCTGATCCGCTCGATAAAAGCCTTCGGCGGAATCGTGCTTTCCGCCAGCCATAATCCCGGCGGGCCGGACGGCGATTTCGGCATCAAATACAATATTTCCAACGGCGGCCCGGCGCCGGAAAAGATCACCGAGGCGATCTACGCCCGCACCCGCATCATCGATTCATACAAGATCATAGAGGCGAGCGACGTCGAACTCGACCGACTCGGCGTCTCGCAAATCGGCGACATGAAAATCGAAATCGTCGACAGCGTGCAGAATTATCAGGCGCTGATGCAGACGCTGTTCGACTTCGACCGCATCCGCGACGCCTTCAGACGCGGCTTTGCGATCAAATTCGACGCCATGTCGGCCGTGACCGGCCCCTATGCGCGCGCGATCCTCGAAGACGCGCTGGGCGCGGCCAAAGGCAGCGTGCTCAACGGCGTGCCCCTGCCCGATTTCGGCCATCACCATCCCGATCCCAATCTCGTCCACGCCAGGCATCTCTACGACCTCGCGATGTCCGCCCTGGCGCCTGATCTCTGCGCGGCGTCAGACGGCGACGGCGACCGCAATCTCATCATCGGACGCTCGCGTTTCGTGACGCCCTCCGACAGTCTCGCCATTCTCGCCGCCAACGCCCATCTCGCCCCGGGCTACCGCAATGGGATCGCCGGCGTCGCCCGCTCCATGCCGACCAGCGGCGCCGCCGACCGCGTGGCGCAAAAGATGGGAATCGCCATTTACGAAACGCCCACCGGCTGGAAGTTTTTCGGCAATCTGCTCGACGCCGGGCTGGTGACGATCTGCGGCGAAGAAAGCGCGGGCACGGGCTCCAACCATGTGCGCGAAAAAGACGGGCTGTGGGCGGTGCTGCTGTGGCTCGATATTCTCGCCGCGCGCAAGAGAAGCGTCGACGAGATAGTGCGAGAGCATTGGGCGACCTACGGCCGCAATTATTATTCGCGTCACGACTACGAAGAAGTCGACGCCGACGGCGCCAATGCGCTGATCAAAAATCTGCGCGACGGACTGCCGACGTTAAAGGGAAAGACCTTCGGCGGGCTCGAAATCGCCGACGCCGACGACTTCGCCTATCACGATCCGGTCGACGGCTCCGACTCCGCCAATCAGGGCCTGCGCCTGATGTTCGCGGACGGTTCGCGCATCGTCTATCGACTCTCCGGCACCGGCACCGCGGGCGCGACGCTACGCGTCTATATCGAGCGCTACCAGCCCGACGCGGCGCTACAGGACATCGAAACCCAGGCCGCGCTTTCGGATCTCATCGGCCAGTCGCGCTCGATCGCGGATATCGAGCGCTTCACCGGCCGCGCCGAGCCGAGCGTGATCACCTGA